The DNA segment CGGCTCCTCGGTGGCCTCGATGTCGGCGTTCACCACGTCGGCGGCCTCGACGACACCGGTGCCGACGACACGCTCGCCACGGGCGACCAGCTCGGTGTAGAGCGCCACGGCACGCTCCTGCGCGACCTGGGCGAAGGCGTTCGCGGCGGTCGTGGCGTTCTCGCGGAGGGCCACGAAGTCGGTGGTGTTGGCCTTGTCGCGGAGCTCGGCGGCCTTGGTGCCGGCCTGGTCGTTGTAGACCTTCAGCGAGGCGGCGGCCTTGTCGCTCAGCTCGGTCAGCACGGCCGGGAGCTTGCGGAGCTGCTGGTACGCCAGGTCACCGGCGCCGGCGGCGGCGTAGAGCGGGGCAGGGATCTTGGTCTTGGTCTGCTCGGTCACTTGGACTCCTCAGTGATCGGGTCTTCGGAAAGCGGCGTTTCGTTGCGCGCGTTCTCGTTGCGGAACGTCTCGTAGATCTGCGACAGGGACTGCTTCTGCGCGATCGTGAGCTCCGGGTCGACCGCGATGGCGGCCAGCACGCCCTGCTGGCCCTCGCCATCGAGCAGCCCAGCCCGCAGGTACATCGCGGGCGTCGACACTCGCAAGGCGCTGGCGATCTGCTGCAGCACCTCGGCGCTCGGCTTGCGCAGGCCACGCTCGATCTGACTCAGGTAGGGATTGGAGACCCCGGCCTTGTCAGCGAGCTGGCGAAGAGAGATCTTCGCGGTCTGCCGCAGGTCACGGATGAAAGTTCCGATGTCCTCGGGCAGATCCTTGTTTGCGGCCATGCATCGAAGTTAGCTCGGAGTGCTAGCTGTTGCAAGCAAAACGCTTGCAACAGCTAGCGTGAACCGAGTCACCGCGCCATTCACCAAACCGCGCGAACCTCGCCGACCGGACGTCCGCCGCCGAGCACGACCTCGTGCAGCTCCGGAGTCTCCACGCCGAGCTTGCGCAGCGCGGACAGCAGCACCGGCACCCGCGCCCGCGTCGCGCCGTCCGAGATCTTCAGAGCGACCGCCCCGGCGCCGGGCATCGCGGCCGCCGCGACCCCGTCGGCGCCCTTCTTGACCAGCAGACCGGGCATCGCGTTCATCAGGACCGTGTCCTCGGTGCCGGTACCCGCGACGAGCGCCGGGTGCTCCCGCATCGCGTCGGCGACCCGCCGCTCCGGCGTGCCCGGCTCGGCCTCGACCAGCCGCTGGAACGCCCGCGCCAGACCGAGCGGCGACACCGCGAAGATCGGCGCGCCGCAGCCGTCCACACCGAGCGCCGCGATCGGCTCGGCGGCCAGCCGGCTCACCGCGTCGGCGAGGGCCTTCTGCAACGGATGATCGATCTCCAGGTACGAATCGAGCGCCCAGCCGTTGACCACGCAGGTGGCGAGCATCCCGGCGTGCTTGCCGGAGCAGTTCATCAGGATCGGCTCGGCTTCGCCTCCACCGCGCAGCCAGGCGTTGCGCGGGGTCTCTCCCAGCGGCAGGTCGGCCGGGCAGCGCAGCGCGTCAGGCGTCAGCCCGACGGCGTCGAGGATCGCCCGAACCCGTTCCACGTGGAACTTCTCGCCGTCGTGACTGCCGCTCATCAGGGAGAGGTCGGCCTCCTCGCGCGGCGTGAGACCGGAGGTCAGCAGGCCGACGGTCTGGAGCGGCTTGTTGGAGGAGCGCGGGAAGAACGGGCTCGCCACCTCGCCGATGCCGTCACCGGTGGTCAGCGCGACGACCCCGTGGTGGACGCTCTCGACGAAGCCGGACCTGACTACTTCAGCGACGATCACGGCTGGGGCACTCCGAGCAGGTCACGGGCCTGGGCCGGGGTCAGCGGCGGGCGCTGCGCCAGCTGGGCGAAACCGACGGCACGGGCCACGAGCTGCATGTTCGACTCGACGGGACGGCCCTTCGCGTACGTCAGGGTGTCCTCCATCCCGACCCGGAGGTGACCACCGGCCGCGAGCGACGCCAGCATCACCGGCAGGGTGCTGCGGCCGATGCCGGTGGCCGAGAAGGTGGTTCCGGCCGGCAGGTCGCGGATCACCTGCTCGCAGGCGACCAGGGCGGCAGCGGTGCCCGGCATCCCGCCCGGGACGCCCATCACCAGGTCGACGTGGACGTGGCCGCCGGACGGCAGGCCGTACTCGCCGAGCAGCCGCTGCAGCGAGGTGAGCTGGCCCAGGTCGAAGATCTCGTACTCCGGCACGACGCCGCGCTCCTGCATGCGGGTGTGCAGGTCGACGATGAACTCCCACCGGTTCATGAAGACGCCGTCGCCGAAGTTGACGGTGCCCATCGTGCAGGAGGCCATCTCCGGTCCGGCGTCGAGCACCGCGAGCCGGGCGGCCTCCGGGTCGGTCACCGCGCCGCCCGAGGAGAGCTGCACGATCAGCCCGGTGGACTCGCGCAGCGCCTCGACGGTCGCCCGCAGCCGGCCCTGATCGAGGGAGGGCCGGGCGTCGTCGTCCCGGATGTGCACGTGGACGATCGAGGCGCCGAGCGCCTCACATTCCTTCGCGGTCGTCACGAGCTCATCCAGGGTCACTGGCAGAGCCGGCACGTCCGCCTTGCTGCTCTCCGCGCCGGTCGGGGCGACGGTGATCAAGGTCCCGGTCATGCGGCTCATCCTGCCAGGTCGATGCCGGATCTAAGCCGGGTCTATGGCCGCGGCCGACTCCCCCACGGTGAGACGGGCGTCGTCGGCCACGTTGCGCTTCAGCACCGCCAGCGCGACCAGCCCCAGCTCGTGGTGCCGGACCGCGGTGCCGACGAACCCGACGGCGCGCCCGTCCAGCTCGACCGGGGTGCCCTTGGCCGGCGGGTGGTCGGAGGCGACGCCATCGAAGTGCAGCAGCACCAGGCGGCGCGGAGGCTTACCCAGGTGGTGCACGCGGGCGACCGTCTCCTGGCCGCGGTAACAGCCCTTGTCCAGGTGAACACCGGTAGCCAGCAGCCCGGCCTCCGGCGGGATCGTCCGGTGGTCGGTCTCCCAGCCCAGCCGCGGCGTCCGGGCGGCCACCCGGATCGCCTCGTAGGCCCAGAGCCCCGCCTGCGGCACACCCAGCTTCTCGATGATCGACGTCTTGGCGGCACGCGGCACCAGGAGGTCCACGCCCAGGGGCACGCGCCGTGCCAGGCCGCCCTCGAATTCGCGCACGGCATAGAGGCTCGTCGGCTCGGGAGGCACCGACCCGGCGGCGAACTTCGGACCCGGCACCTCACCCACCCGCGGCGCCGCCAGATCGGGGAAGAGATCGGCCGCGCCCGGCCCGACCAGCGAGAGGACCGCCAGCTCGGACGACGCGTCGCGCGGCTCCACCTTGGTGAAGAAGCGCATCATCTCAAGGTATTTCAGCAGGCCGGCGCCCGCTCCCGGC comes from the Actinoplanes sp. OR16 genome and includes:
- a CDS encoding asparaginase, whose translation is MIVAEVVRSGFVESVHHGVVALTTGDGIGEVASPFFPRSSNKPLQTVGLLTSGLTPREEADLSLMSGSHDGEKFHVERVRAILDAVGLTPDALRCPADLPLGETPRNAWLRGGGEAEPILMNCSGKHAGMLATCVVNGWALDSYLEIDHPLQKALADAVSRLAAEPIAALGVDGCGAPIFAVSPLGLARAFQRLVEAEPGTPERRVADAMREHPALVAGTGTEDTVLMNAMPGLLVKKGADGVAAAAMPGAGAVALKISDGATRARVPVLLSALRKLGVETPELHEVVLGGGRPVGEVRAVW
- a CDS encoding 3-keto-5-aminohexanoate cleavage protein is translated as MTGTLITVAPTGAESSKADVPALPVTLDELVTTAKECEALGASIVHVHIRDDDARPSLDQGRLRATVEALRESTGLIVQLSSGGAVTDPEAARLAVLDAGPEMASCTMGTVNFGDGVFMNRWEFIVDLHTRMQERGVVPEYEIFDLGQLTSLQRLLGEYGLPSGGHVHVDLVMGVPGGMPGTAAALVACEQVIRDLPAGTTFSATGIGRSTLPVMLASLAAGGHLRVGMEDTLTYAKGRPVESNMQLVARAVGFAQLAQRPPLTPAQARDLLGVPQP
- a CDS encoding folate-binding protein YgfZ; this translates as MVEDLDPQSADAGVPAHFGDPMREQRLLETAAGLVDRSNRDVIAVPGEERAGWLHTLTTQHLSDLSANQGSELLVLSPNGHVEQHAFITEDGTTAWLDTEPGAGAGLLKYLEMMRFFTKVEPRDASSELAVLSLVGPGAADLFPDLAAPRVGEVPGPKFAAGSVPPEPTSLYAVREFEGGLARRVPLGVDLLVPRAAKTSIIEKLGVPQAGLWAYEAIRVAARTPRLGWETDHRTIPPEAGLLATGVHLDKGCYRGQETVARVHHLGKPPRRLVLLHFDGVASDHPPAKGTPVELDGRAVGFVGTAVRHHELGLVALAVLKRNVADDARLTVGESAAAIDPA